A stretch of DNA from Halobacteriovorax sp. JY17:
ATAATCCAACTCCAAAGAGTATGCTTGAATATTTTCCCGCAAGTGGTTCTAATGCTCTTGCAGCGTCTGCTGCTGTATTGATATTAACTCCTGCGCTATGAATAGTTACTGCGCAGCAGATAATAATAAATATTGTTACAAGAAACATAAAGAAGCATCCAACTATTACATCAATCTTTGAATGCCAGAGGTGCTTTGTTGATATACCTTTTTCTACTACTGCAGATTGAATATAGAATTGCATCCATGGAGTAATTGATGTTCCAACAAGGCCCACAATTAAGGGCATATTTTCCGATGTTAAAACATCAAAGTCTGGAATAAATGTTGCCTTAGCAACCTCTCCCCAATCTGGTCCAATCATAAAGCCTGATACAATATAAGAGAGATAGATGGCACAACCTGCAATGAAAATTCTTTCGACTGTTTTATAATTACCTTTTGTGATGAGAAGCCAAACAAATAGAGAACATAAAGGGACTGATACATACTTTGAGATACCAAAAATTTCACCAGCAGAGGCTATCCCTGCAAATTCGGCCATAGTGTTTCCAAGATCAGCGAAGATAAGTAGAAACAGAGAGTAGAACGTTACTTTGAGGCCAAACTTTTCTCTGATTAGATCGGCAAGTCCTTTTCCTGAAGCAATGCCCATTCTTGCAGACATTTCCTGAACCATAACAAGTGCAACAGTAATTGGGACAAGTGTCCAAAGTAGTTTAAAACCAGTCCTTGCCCCTACTAGAGAGTAGGTTGCTATTCCTCCAGCATCGTTGTCTATATTGGCCGTAATAATTCCAGGTCCAACAA
This window harbors:
- a CDS encoding Nramp family divalent metal transporter, which produces MNDKTEKKGSPSLYTKLLILLSIVGPGIITANIDNDAGGIATYSLVGARTGFKLLWTLVPITVALVMVQEMSARMGIASGKGLADLIREKFGLKVTFYSLFLLIFADLGNTMAEFAGIASAGEIFGISKYVSVPLCSLFVWLLITKGNYKTVERIFIAGCAIYLSYIVSGFMIGPDWGEVAKATFIPDFDVLTSENMPLIVGLVGTSITPWMQFYIQSAVVEKGISTKHLWHSKIDVIVGCFFMFLVTIFIIICCAVTIHSAGVNINTAADAARALEPLAGKYSSILFGVGLFNASIFSAALLPLATSYYVCEGMGWESGVDKTFKEAPNFFTIFTLLILIAAAMILIPGINLFNILIWTQVINGVLIPVILLFIINLCNDPDIMGEFTNSTAYNFISYGIVLLMFLINGALIYYEAIQRFFLNN